gttattacccatatgAACCTACTTCATGGAGTTTCCATTCTAATAGGTTGGGTTGCCACCACTCTTGACTTTTGTAATAGGCATAAGCCCCATCCTTCTCGATGTTTCTTccactagtttcttatttagtggtttggtAAAAGGATTGGCCCAATTCAACTCCGACCTCACAAATTCTAGGGATATAACCCCTGTTTCAAGCAATTGCCACATAATATTGTGTCTTAGGTGTATATGCCTGTTTTtcctattaaatattttactcttagccTTAGCAATTGTGACTTGGCTATCACAACGCATAGACACAGACGGCGCTGGTCTCGTCCATAAAGGGACATCTGCTAAGAGGTTTCTAAGCCACTCAGCCTTAGAACTTGTCTTTTCTAAGGCAATAAAAACAACTTCCATAGTATACCGAGTAATGCAAGTTTGCTTGACAAGCTTCCAAGAAATTGCACTTccaccaaggatgaaaacataTCCACTTGTGGGTTTCATCTCATCAAAATATGAGatccaatttgcatcactaaatccttcaaggacactTGAAAATCCACTAAagcacaaaccatagttaatggtGCCTCTCAAATACCTAAGGACTCTACGAACAACAGTCCAATGGTCCCAATTAGGACTTTGGGTGTACCGACTCAATCTACCTATTGCATAAGCAATGTCAGGCCTGATACATTTCATTAGTACATTAGGCTCCCTATGATTTGAGCATACTCTATTTGGGCAATactatgttctctatttttctttaattgtgaGTTGAGATCATAAGGAGTTGACATTGGTTTATaatcaaagtgttcaaacttccttaAGATCTTTTCAACATGGTGCtcttgagaaagtttaagcACATTAGGTGttatagttattttaattcctagaatcactTCTGCCTTTCctaagtctttcatatcaaacttaaAACTTAGGAATTTCTTGGTCTCACACACAACCTCTAGGCTAGTTCCAAAGATtagcatgtcatcaacataaaggcaGATGACTACACATGTGTTATCTTCATACTTGCTGTAGATATACTTATCAGCATCATTCATGGAATATCCATTAGTTACTAACACATGATCAAACTTGTTGTGCCACTGTTTGGGAGTttgttttaacccatatagTGATTTAATAAACTTACACacctttttctcctttcttggAACTACACAACCCTCAGGttattccatataaatttccttTTCCAAATCTCCATTCAAGAATGCAGTCAACATCCATTTGGTGTATCACCAAATTATGAATGGAAGCTAGAGCCATCAATACTCTAATTGATGCTATTCTAGTCACAAGGGCAAAAGTGTCAAAGTAATCTACATCACTCCTTTGTTTAAAGCCTTTGGCAACTAAACGAGCTTTATAGTTCTCTATGGACCCatcttgttttaactttcttttaaagattcACTTACAACCAGTAGTCTTTACACCAGGAGGTAAATCTACTAACTCccatgtatggttatacatgattgattcaaTTTCACTGTTAATGGCCTCCTTCTAGAATTGTGCATTAGGAGAAGTTAAAGCTTATTTGTGGGATCTAGGGTCCTCATCTAATAGAAAGGTGTAGAAACATTTCCAaggtttgtttctttcctatctTTTTTACTCATTCTAGGTTCAAATTTAGAAGGTTCAATAGACTTGTCTTTACTTGTTTTCTTAACTTGTTGTTCACtatttagtttcataggaaagatgttttcaaagaaaCCTGCATTCTTTGTTTCTAATATAGTATTGATAGCTACAAGAATGTTTTCTGACTTACTAATAAGAAACCTATATGCTGCACTATTCTCAGCATAGCCGATGAACATTGCATCAACGGTTTTAGGATCTAGTTTTCGTTTTTTAGGTTTAGGGAAAAGAACTTTAGCTAAACACCCTCACACTTTCAGGTATGCTATATTAGGTGCATAACCTTTCCACAATTCATAAGGAGTTTTACCAGTTTTATTGTaaggtattctattttgaatatgacatgCGGATAGGATAGCTTCTCTCCATAAGTTTAAGGGTGCTTTTGAAATTACCAACATTgaattcataatttcttttaaggtcttatttttcctttttgctacTCCATTAGACTCAGGGGAATAAGGAGGAATAGTTTCGTGAATGATCCCAtgatcttcacaaaaagaattaaaggggTTGGACTCATAGTCTCCTCCCCTATCAGTTCTaagccttttaattttcttacttaattgattttccacttcatttttgtacttgatGAAAGCATCTCTTGCTTCATAtttgtttctcaaaagatatacccttgtataccttgagtagtcATCTATGAAATTTATGTAAAATCGTTTACCACCTCTagtcattatattttttaggtCTCCTAAGTCATTGTGTATTAAACTTAGTAAATCTGATTCTCTTTCAActgattttcaagattttttttgtggttttagattctacacaagattcacattttccatggttttctAAAGACAGTTTAGAgattaaactcaattcaaccattttattcatatatgaaaagttcACATGTCTTAGTCTACCATGCcaagtatcataagaatcaactatgtaagtagaagaagaagatgcattattattgataatatcagaaacattcaacataaataaaccctGATTACAATAGCCCTTCCTCACAAATGCATCATTCTttgttaaaactattttatcagAGTCAAACAAGATCCTCACTTCTACTTTCCCAAGCAGAGATACTAACACCAAGTTCCAACGGATATTTGGGACATGAAGAACATCACTGAGGGCAAGCACTTTTCTAGAGGTTAGCTTGATGAGAACTTTTCCTTTGCCAATCACTAGAGTAGATCTAGAATCACCCAAGACCACATGttcctctcattttttttatagtggtATAGGAAGTAAATGCACTTCTATTCCCACAAATGTGCCTGGTAGCCCCAGAGTCTACCACCTAGTCCTTCATATTGGTGACCATGCTCACCTCAGAGGAGATTACTACTATGATCACCTCTCCCTCTGCTAGATTTTCCTTTGAATTGGACTTCTTAGTTTTCTTCCTATGGTGACATTGAGCTGTATGGTGTCCAGGCTTGCCATAGACAAAGCATTTACCCTGTTTTTTAATAGTTAAGTTTTGGACCTTATTTGATGCATTGCGCTTGATCCTAGAGTTTTGCTTTCTGGTCGtattgtttttgggtttaggTTTTTCTTATACTACATTAGTTTTAGAAGACAATTCCTTAGCTTTCTCAACATTGTCCCTATTTCGGTTTCGTTCCTCAATCCTAATATGGATTATGACATCCTCTAAGgacatttgtttccttttatgtttcatgttatttttgtagTCTTTCCAAGACTCTGGaagagtctctactaaataaccaACCATAAAAGATTCGGGTAATTTAATGTCTTCAATAGCTAAGTCATTAATCAACAAGTGGtagtcatggatttgagatgatATATCTCTATACttgatcatttgaaaatttctaaaattccttaTGGAATATTTATGAGTTCTTTCATATtccaaaatatgttttttattcattgcatcccaaatttcttttgcaactttaaattgataataaatataaaaaatttcattagaaAGGGTACTCAGAATAACAtgcctaacttgtttatttccaGTTTCCCAGGTTGGTAATAGATGAGAACCATCTTCTGGTTTTAGGTCAGTCAAAATGTGTCCCAAGTTCACTACATCAATTGTAAAGAAAACCTTTTCCTGCCATCTCTTAAAGAATGTCCTGTTGAAGGGATCAATTTTAGAGGTGTCAGGACAGGTGTGAACTAGGAAGCTTCCATTTGGaaatatttcaagattgttggttttaagggtatggaaacaaatgactagtccaaaagacacaaacaaagaacaaaatgaataagaagaaaaacttatcgaCTGAGGTGTGACAAGCActatccttgaaatagatccaccctccttGAAAGTGAACTCGGTGCACTAGGGTACCAGTGGTCTACCTCCAGGATTCAACAATCAGATCTTGCCTTGGGTGTACTCTGTAAGTGAGACGTGTATAGGTCAGGTTCTGAAAAATTCCTCCAGATAGATATATGAAAGGCTCTCTAAAAAAATCTCTGAAAAATTCGtattcatattcatatttaGAGAGTGATGGGTgacctgcttttataggccactaacatAGTCCCAATGGGACTATACTTGTAATCAGAACAAGACTCAAAGTGAACAGGATTCTACTTATAAGTGGAATAGGACTCCACTATCACAatcccaataggactcttcctaaaaaataaaagactaatagaacaaaataaaataaaataaaaataaaaattattttgaatttttgtaaaaattaccCCAATTCACTAAAACACTTTTTCagatttacactcttcctacaagTTGAAGATTTTATCAGTAGAACCAAGTCTGCTACATAAAATAGAACATCATTTTAAAAATGCAAAATGCTTGTCATCGAATTGGATGGGTATATGCGTGCCAGCAAAACTCCCCATGGTACTTATATTTGAGGATTTGTATACTTGGaatgttttcttatatttattcttGGATTCTTGAGTAGTTGTAATCAAGGTGAAATCATCTTCTCTTTAGCTTCCAGTACTTTTTGTCAagatatttgtagaccctccattttgttccTTTAggacatgtctttaagttcacttctagtgctccatagtagttccttggtggcccattgctactcatactactttccttttttttttagccactttggagactttggttgagggatttatctaaccccattgtgactcttagcagctttaatttagacttaggattttccttcatttttagGATATCTTTTAAGTGCACTTTTAGGATAGCacacttaggcatgtttaggtcacttagacaatgTCCTGATcactttaggtcacttagacattGTCCTGAACCACCTAGGCCCAGTAAGACACATTAGACctacctaggtcacttaggcccacttaggcacacttgaccCATTAAGTACACCTTAGGTCtatctaggttcacttagacTCATTTAGGCTACTTAGACCCATTTGGACACCGCTAGGCCCCTTAAGACTCATTAGGCCCATCCAGGTCACTTAGGCCAACTTAGGCCCACTTGTCCCATTAGACATTTTTAgcatgacttgtatgacttgcatggttgcatggcttgtgtggctcaatttttattatttgtttatttttatttttatcaatcacttgtttatttttatttgttatcttcatttttatattatttttcttatttttcattaacttatttatttataattgttttatcattttctaatttatttacttatttatttattcattcgattatttaatttaataaatttcattcttttgcaaggaaacttaccatggGAGTTTAAAGAATGTGGGATTGTCATAGGAAGATGTTTTGGGggagtttaaaattttgaggatttGTTTTGGTGCGAAAGATATGGAGATGGCATACGAGTGTAAGGAAAGTGAGACTCTCCATGGAAGGCGTTTTTgggaagtttgaaattttaaggATTGGTTTTGATaaggaaaatatgaatattGAGGGGATTCTTAGGAGAGGAAGACACAGTTTGAGAGGGATTTTTGAAGACTCATGGCTTTGAGAGGGCTCTTGAGgaaaaatccatggctacttgcgatttatatatatataaaaggattTGAAGCAGGGTGGACTTTGGATTGAAGGTTGGAAAGAGGAATCTTGTTTTGGGAAGAGTCTTCATTAAGAGAGGTAAGATTATGGCTTCAAGAATGAATCCgggctgcatatagaaagtgggcaATTCACGGCTGAAGGAAACACATTCGAGAGCATATGAAAAGAAGATTAGAGGGGATTTTGGATGGTGGGCATCTTGGTTGATATGTGGACTGGATGCATTGGGAGAGCATGACGCATCACCGAGGCTGCAAATTTCTTGGGATGACTGCAACTCATGCAAAAGAGGAATTCCTCTCCCACATAGACGACTCAGTGAAATTGGAAGAGCATCACACACTCCCATTGTTAACAAGAACATGCACCAGATTGAGAGGCACCACGACAATCGCATAAGGAGAGCACAACACACacaaattttttgaagaaaaaaaacagcaCACATTCCCAGATTTTAGGGGATGTTCAACCACACCACTACTTTTTCTTAGGGGCCCACACGTTCTCCACCATGCACCATGAGAGGCATTAATTGATGGGGCATCAAAGTTGATCACTTAGAGCcaccaaaattttttaagactTTGTGGGCTGTAATTTTGGAGAGCACACACAACTGCATATTTGGAAGACGCAACAAGCTGCTATGGCAAGATGCACGAGTGTGAGATCTTTTTTCTCCATCACACATGGGATCGGTGGCTACTTTGAGAGCATAAAGGGATATAGAGCTGCACCAATTTGGATTCTCTCTAAGGAACATGCACAACCCACATAAAAGAACAATCGCACCACTCACACCAACACGACTGCATATATATTCATGGAagatcaattttctttttagggATGGGAAGATtggagaaagaaggaaaaatgggagaaaaCAGGGATGGGGGAGACTCACGAATTTTGGGAGAGAGGATTTTCTCCATGGTTGAAAAGACGGGAAAACAAAGGCCatgcacaaattttttttttccaaagattaAAGGCAGGCTACCACTTTGTCATGAAAGAAGAGGCTCCCACTTCGTCTTCAAAAGGGAGAGATCCTGATTTCTGAAGATACATGATGCACAGGCTAGATCAGAACGGGCACATACAGCCAGCCGGAGCAGCAAAGATTTTGAGGATGATACATAAAAACTGAGACGAGACACACCATGCATTGTGGAGAAGACAAAGCCACCAAGCAGTTGCCTTTCTCCATAAAATCTTCACTCACTCACTCATAGAGCAGCTATATTCTCCATATAAGGACAACACACATTCACCATTGAGAAGGCCACAATCCACACATTTTAAGAGTCTTCACCACGTACCATCggagagatattttctccaaagCACCGACACGCAACAACCTGAAAAGGGAGAGAGTCCATCTTGGGAAGAATACCACATACACAAGCTGCCACTTGGAAAGACTCTCCAGGCAcaccccaaggatgagaggctagccGCATGGCCCATAATTTTAGGATCTCCATGTTGGCTGCATCGTTGAGAAACAGCCTACCGCATCATGAAAAAGATAGGAAGCACACACAACCACCGATTCCAAGAAGGTGGCAGCCCATTGCACTTTGCCAAAGATCATCACACACACTCTCATAAGGGATCCCACAAAGAGATAACATATAAGAAGAAACAATCCATCCAATGTCCACATACAATCAGTCCACAGGTCGTTAGAAAAGGTAAGttaaatcttatatatttttctgttGATTCATTactttgtattaaaaaattaggattttgtTTAGTGTAATTTTGGTTCATTATTTTGGGTTAAAAAGTTGGAATTTTATTTACCTTCGTTTCGTTTCATTGTTTTAGATTAAAATCTTAGAATCTtgtttagttttgattctttgTTTTAGTTTAAGAAATTAGAGATTTTCTTAGATTGACTTTGGtagttttgattatttgttttagttttaaaagtcagaattttgtttagtttatatgttttcataattttagtttattaatataatGGATTCCATGTgataaagttcatgttttaatttttgttttgactAAGTTTTGATCCATCTTATTTAGTCTATTTTGATTCACCCCTTTTAGTTCATGagcttttagaatttaagttgattagtttaattggttCCATGTCTTTATTCATATCTTTTAAGtatatcaattttcattctcGGTTAATCATTAGTTTAGACtgtgtttttctaaaattttgattaattagctTAATTGATCTTATTTTAGTTCTTGATTGCTCATCTCAGTATGTGCTTGATTGATCCTTGTTAATTCTTGATTAATATCTTGTTAGTTTTGTCTTATCTAAggtcattttatttattcctttgtTGATTGTTTGTTAAATTTGACTTTTAGAGGtcattagaaaataatgaagattgacctccattctcaccactttagtttgcttggttgtaaaaaatttcactttgtgattttgttttcttttgtgtagCTCggtatttttgtttcttatgttttttttgttttcaaattattttttttaaaaataaaatacttttctcaaaagatccttttgaaaatctattttaaaaaaattcatttagagtccttagaatcaaaatctcattttcttaaataatatgcaaccatgttttgatcggttcgcatctttctcagttttcaatacaaattttggttttgactaagacatgaatccaagcttgtggtcccaaataaatgggataattctaggctagatttgtgtatatcaattggggaattggtagaacccctacataaaatcattttttcaaaactcttccttgttgccattttctttctagtatgcattttcactattttcgactaagtttcttgattttctcgattttcaacaagcatgaacaaagcttcataattccaaacaatggaattcactgaaccaattcatgcaaaaacaattagggctttggtgggggcctaacatccatgaattttttttcaatatttttgtttgatatttgattgattgcaCTTCCTCTTTGTGAATACATGAGATgattttacacctgttattgagctaaccttgttccTCATTTTAGCACTCAGCTCGCTGTCCAGGTATGCTCTCCAATaccccattttcaaaattccatgaatATCCATGACTTTGTGTATTATGCCCTTGTTTGATGTCATGcttgattgccttgatataCGTTTGATCGTTTGgtcatctttgataaaaatgcatattgtgtactatatttctatactaactttgatgttttatgatagtgctTGGGAAACAGTCTAGGTACACACTTTGACTCTCTTTTATGATCATGATCTAACTTTCTAGCTTAGCATGATAATTCTAAATTCACCTTAGTCTATCTAGGTACCttgaatcaatcaatcaattgtcacatttccctcaacttagtcattaaagacctctttagggcatagaggggtgctacctcttaaaggtaccttcccaataggtaacctgatctcCAAACCAAGACTTgggttttcaaagacacgcttttccaaaactaaggagtcacttctttaagactttctttcttatattattttgcctttaaaataaattaaaataagtggtgactccaatttttccaaaactaatttttcaacaataaaaatgagtctcaCCAATTGAGtagggacgcacgtgaaaaatgtgggtccacaatattttgttgaatttttctttgGCTAAAAGTATAAAGTTGATACCATTCTTGTCGCTTCTCTTATGGTGTAATGCGATTCCCACCTTTATGTTTTCCTATAGTCAGTTTCTTATGTCTATTTCCGGTACCTATTTGGGTATTATACATGCTTGTAggatttaaaaatctagtaagGAGAAATGAAACGTATGATTGAAAGACAGCAGCTTGAACCACCTGATTGCCTGCATTAATCACATACCTGCACTTCCCTCAAAATTAGCTTCCTTGAATTAGTTGCCTTGTATCTCATAGACTGAAGCTTCTTCCACAAAAACTTATTGGAACTGATCCAACATGAGGCAGTCAATCTGGGGAGGAGGGAAGGTGGGGGTTGTGGCGTGGCAGTTGGAGGTGGTGGAGGCAGTGTTTGGGGATGGTGGAAGGGTGGGGCAGTCATTGGAAGGGGTTAAGTTTGGTGGAAGGGGTGTCAAGGGTTTGAATCTATAGGGCTGCCCTTTAAAGCCACAAGTTGTAAGTGCTGCACAGTGTCTTGATACTGAAACATCAGAAAAAGTAAATTGTCTTCGATTTTGTGAACAGAACTTATGTTTCACTAAGGTTACCAATTTGATAATTCAACACAACTTCCCTGAACAGCAAGCTGTTTCACATGGACATTTTGAACTGCTGGAACATGACTCTTCAATATGTCACCATCAATGCAACAGGGGATAGCCTAAACACTGATGGAATCCACATGGGGCGCTTAACCGGGGTTAATATTTCGGATGCAATCATCAAAACTGGAGATGACTCTGTCTCTATTGGAGATGGCAGCCAACACATTAATGTGGAAAAAGTAACCGGTGGACCTGGACATGGCATCAGTGTTGGGAGCCTTGGGAAGTACCACAACGAAGAACCTGTTGTTGGAGTTACTGTGAAGAACTGCACTCTCATCAACACAATGAATGGCATTAGGGTTAAAACATGGCCAGATTCTCCGGCTAGTGTTGCCACTGACTTGCATTTTGAGGATATTATCATGAACAACGTTGGCAATCCTATTCTTATCGATCAAGAATACTGCCCATATGATCAATGCCAAGCAAAGCTCGTTTGAAGCAGAGGGGTGCCATGCCAGACTGTAGATATCAGTGACATCAACTTGACATACAAGGGAAAAGAAGGCCCTGAAATATGTGAACCAAACACAGCTTGGACTCATGCTTGCTTGCATGCATGATGAGTTGATTGGTGAAATATAGTTttacattattatatttttttgtatggcTTACTATTTGATAAAGAACAGAATAGAACTATAACAATGTGAATTAGCCCTATATGCAAAGATGCTTCACTCCagtttcttttctcatttttgggCATCCCATAAGAGGCCATTTTCACAAGATTGAGACAACACATTGGCTTTAACTTgatatcagaaaaaaaaaaaaaaaaagctcataGCCAAGAATTCTAGATTTGGTAATCTTTCaggatataattaattaattaattaattaagaaccCTAGAGTTAGAGGGCACagtattaaaacaatttcctaaTGATCAAAGTATATTGTTCAATCCAGGTTTCCTTTGTCTGATGGAAAATCAAAAAAGATTTTGGAGATAAATCTTCTCTTTTTTAAATGGTCATGCATCCTGTTTCTCAAAGGCTTGTGAGATATTGACAAGATTTCCTatataaattaggaaaaatgtTGATGTCTACTCTTCTCAGCAATGAGAGGTTGTGATTGGCTGAAATAAAACCGAAAAAAGGGTTTTGAGGAATGAGAGTTTGCCATGTGAAGGGTAAATAGGAAGGAAGTTGACTCCAATCATCAGGACCCAATGAACACCATAAAACTTGATTAACTAATATTGGATGTATGTTCTGGTGGTGTTGAGCTTCTCTTGTTACAGTATAAATCGGTTTCAAAAGAATGGGGATTCACCATTGTTGCATACAGATTTTAccagacaaagaagagggaaaaGGAAAACGTAGGCATGAAGTTGAATATCGCAGCAATCTCTCTTCTGTTATTGCTAGCATCTGTCGCAGAAGTGTCTGGTGATACATATTTTGATGTTACCAAATATGGTGCCCAGGCTGATGGAAAGACCGATATTAGCCAGGTGAAAGACGATGAGATTATAATGAGGTAATACGATTAATCTATCATGAatctatgaaaaacttatttcttTGTTGAATGTTTTCCTAGGCCTTACTTACAGCTTGGGAAGCCGCCTGTGCCTCGCCTATTGCAAGTAGAGTTGTGATCCCAGCTGGGATATACGCCTTAGGCCAAGTAACCATTGAAGGCCCTTGCAAGGCTCCTATCAATCTCATTGTCAAAGGCACTGTGAGGGCCCCAGTGGATACCAGCAGGTTCAAACCTCAAGCTGGTTGGGTTG
The window above is part of the Vitis riparia cultivar Riparia Gloire de Montpellier isolate 1030 chromosome 12, EGFV_Vit.rip_1.0, whole genome shotgun sequence genome. Proteins encoded here:
- the LOC117926009 gene encoding exopolygalacturonase-like: MDILNCWNMTLQYVTINATGDSLNTDGIHMGRLTGVNISDAIIKTGDDSVSIGDGSQHINVEKVTGGPGHGISVGSLGKYHNEEPVVGVTVKNCTLINTMNGIRVKTWPDSPASVATDLHFEDIIMNNVGNPILIDQEYCPYDQCQAKLV